The stretch of DNA GCCCTTGGCGGGTGGCGTCTGCGACCAAGCCGCACTTGATGCCAACAGCGAAACCGCGCCTGCAAAGATCAACCCTGCCGCAATACGCATCTTGTTTTCCTTAAATTCGAATCCCGCTCCCGGTCGCGGCGTTGCCGTCGTCCGGTCTGCCTCCAATCCCCGAAGCACATAGTAGCCTAGTTGGAGCAGGCGCGCCAACGCAACGGCTGCGGTTACGCCCAGCCGATTTGTCACCAGTCCGGTTAATTCAGGAAGCGGCCAACGCCCGCGCGATGGCGGTTTTCACCCGTGTATCTACGGGTTCGACAGACTCCGGGAAGACGTCGGCGATATAGCCGTCGCGTCCGATCAAGTATTTGTGGAAGTTCCAGCGCGGAACATCCTTCGGCCGCGCCTCCGCCGCCCATTTGTAGAACGGATGCGCGTTCGGTCCCTTGACCACGGCCTTGGCGGCGATCGGAAAGGTGACGTGGTGGTCCTGCGCGGTCGCGGTGATTTCGGCCGCGCCGCCCGGCTCCTGGCCGCCGAAATCGTTGGAGGGAACACCGATGATCATCAGGCCGCGGCCGCCAAACTCGGCCCACAATTCCTGCAGCCCGCCATATTGCGGGGTGAAGCCACAGAGCGAAGCGGTGTTGACGATGAGGATCGGCCGGCCGGCAAATTCGGAAAGCCTGATGTCGCCGCCGGCCAATCCCGGAAACGAAAACGCGTAAGCCGTGATCCGGCTCATGCCGGCCTGCGCCAGCGATTGCCTGTTCGAGATAACAGCTGCGATCGCGGCCAGCGCCGCTGTCATCACGCTTCTGCGGTCGATCATGAAAAGCCTCGACAGCGGTTCAACTGTCGAAGGATAGCGCAACGCGCGGGGACCCGCCGCTCAACAAGCCGTTATGGGGTCTACCGCAGCGGCACGATGAAGTCGGTGCCTTCGCCGGTTTCGCCGCCCTGGTTGATGCCGTGATCGGACACGATGATTGAGGCGCCGGTGGTTAGCAGCTCGGCGATCCGCGTCATCGCCTCGGGCGCAATTGT from Bradyrhizobium sp. AZCC 1693 encodes:
- a CDS encoding glutathione peroxidase — protein: MIDRRSVMTAALAAIAAVISNRQSLAQAGMSRITAYAFSFPGLAGGDIRLSEFAGRPILIVNTASLCGFTPQYGGLQELWAEFGGRGLMIIGVPSNDFGGQEPGGAAEITATAQDHHVTFPIAAKAVVKGPNAHPFYKWAAEARPKDVPRWNFHKYLIGRDGYIADVFPESVEPVDTRVKTAIARALAAS